In one Sphingobium sp. MI1205 genomic region, the following are encoded:
- a CDS encoding serine/threonine-protein kinase produces MKLPARYEKDGSPFSGGGMSTAFKCKDKHLDRHVLVKVLQKGVDQKRILDEVKALSAIRSKHVVQIYDVLKDGSGAVTALVEEFLPGQDLNEIVPIKDAGTFLRHVYAIACGLADIHAVGVVHRDIKPNNMKIDAEACLRIFDFGLSRTDGVNCETIGTIGTLGYIAPELCAPAHQKVNFTSAVDVFAFGATALKLIRGKLPNDLRAIPPNLPSADTDFAKQTLALPPAIAATLNQCLSKKPANRPSMETVRDIVGRHLLHGRHKATMIVGEKIHYLEQIGQSVKLSAGSLGSVDVSYDGYDFIATNVVGDVYINNMSIAPPQKLPGACVITLGSPSLGFQRRYITFDVTHPEVVL; encoded by the coding sequence ATGAAATTGCCTGCCCGCTACGAGAAAGATGGCTCGCCCTTTTCCGGTGGCGGGATGTCGACCGCGTTTAAGTGTAAGGACAAGCATCTCGATCGCCATGTGCTCGTCAAGGTGCTTCAGAAGGGTGTGGACCAGAAGCGCATTCTCGACGAGGTCAAGGCCCTGAGCGCCATCCGGTCCAAGCATGTCGTCCAGATTTACGACGTACTCAAGGATGGCTCCGGTGCGGTCACAGCGCTCGTGGAAGAGTTCCTTCCCGGCCAGGATCTGAATGAGATCGTTCCGATCAAGGATGCCGGCACGTTCCTGCGGCATGTCTATGCGATCGCCTGCGGCCTTGCCGACATTCATGCGGTTGGCGTGGTTCATCGCGACATCAAGCCCAACAACATGAAAATCGATGCCGAGGCCTGCCTCCGAATTTTCGATTTCGGCCTGTCCCGCACGGACGGCGTGAACTGCGAGACGATCGGGACGATCGGGACCCTGGGCTATATTGCCCCAGAACTTTGCGCTCCGGCACATCAGAAGGTCAACTTCACGTCGGCGGTCGATGTCTTCGCCTTTGGCGCCACCGCGCTCAAACTGATCCGCGGCAAGTTGCCCAATGACCTGCGCGCGATTCCGCCGAATCTGCCCAGCGCGGATACGGACTTCGCCAAGCAAACGCTCGCCCTTCCGCCGGCGATTGCCGCAACCCTCAACCAGTGTCTATCGAAAAAGCCCGCCAACCGCCCAAGCATGGAGACGGTTCGCGACATCGTTGGCCGCCATTTGCTGCATGGCCGGCACAAGGCGACGATGATCGTTGGCGAGAAGATCCATTATCTTGAGCAGATCGGCCAATCCGTGAAGCTCAGCGCAGGCTCGCTTGGCTCCGTGGATGTGAGTTACGATGGCTATGATTTCATCGCGACCAATGTCGTGGGCGACGTCTACATCAACAATATGAGTATTGCGCCGCCGCAGAAGCTCCCGGGCGCATGCGTTATCACGCTGGGCTCCCCCAGCCTGGGCTTTCAAAGGCGATACATCACTTTTGACGTCACGCATCCGGAGGTGGTTCTGTGA
- a CDS encoding serine/threonine-protein kinase, which yields MSGVLHAIGDLVGGRYEVIDYIGQGGMQEVYRVHDQLLERDVVLKSPKNPSAKKRFNRSATLSARVNHDNVAKTLDYVEEDDRFYLIEELIEGCDLGHFLKNHVAMLDPFAAGRVMHHLAKGLAASHHVNVIHRDLKPTNVMVAGGRDFTGFKITDFGIAKMAQEEIGEAVAGDEEGLTSSQTALGALPYMAPETIDDMKNAGKPADVWAIGALTFEVLTGKRPFGAGYKAVPLIQAAKVPPLPGPLTSNTQFAPFATAIFDLIKACMQKDPATRPTADQLVTACEGLYYSTVPRQYGTIKKFDNNSWGFAAATGSDVFCHVKSVYAASNLAVGERVWMTTHPGSPSPRAFPIVKAV from the coding sequence GTGAGTGGTGTGCTGCACGCGATCGGCGACCTGGTGGGCGGTCGATATGAAGTGATCGATTATATCGGTCAGGGCGGTATGCAGGAAGTCTACCGTGTCCACGATCAGTTGCTCGAACGTGACGTCGTCCTCAAGTCGCCCAAGAATCCATCGGCAAAGAAGCGCTTCAACAGGAGCGCCACTCTCAGCGCTCGCGTCAACCACGACAACGTGGCCAAGACGCTCGACTATGTTGAGGAAGACGATCGTTTCTATCTGATCGAGGAGCTAATCGAGGGCTGCGATCTGGGCCACTTCCTGAAGAACCATGTTGCGATGCTCGATCCCTTCGCGGCGGGGCGGGTAATGCATCATCTGGCCAAAGGGTTGGCCGCCTCCCACCATGTCAACGTGATCCATCGCGACCTCAAGCCGACCAACGTCATGGTCGCGGGAGGCCGAGATTTTACAGGCTTCAAGATCACCGACTTCGGCATCGCCAAGATGGCTCAGGAAGAGATCGGAGAAGCCGTGGCCGGCGATGAGGAAGGACTGACCAGTTCCCAGACTGCGCTCGGCGCGTTGCCCTACATGGCGCCGGAAACGATCGACGACATGAAGAATGCTGGCAAACCCGCCGATGTCTGGGCGATCGGCGCGCTGACCTTCGAGGTTCTGACGGGCAAAAGGCCGTTCGGCGCTGGCTACAAGGCCGTGCCGCTCATTCAAGCGGCGAAAGTGCCACCGTTGCCTGGCCCTCTGACAAGCAATACGCAGTTCGCGCCGTTTGCCACCGCGATATTTGATCTGATCAAGGCGTGCATGCAGAAAGATCCCGCAACACGACCGACGGCCGACCAACTCGTCACGGCCTGCGAGGGGCTCTATTATTCGACGGTTCCGCGCCAGTATGGGACCATAAAGAAGTTCGACAACAACAGCTGGGGCTTTGCCGCCGCCACCGGCAGCGATGTTTTTTGTCATGTGAAATCGGTCTATGCTGCGTCCAACCTGGCCGTTGGCGAGCGCGTCTGGATGACGACGCATCCGGGTTCGCCTTCACCCCGAGCATTTCCGATCGTGAAGGCTGTTTAG
- a CDS encoding IS30 family transposase — MICYRHLRFDDRRVIYEMMEAGRSVREIAGRLQRHPSTIYREVRRNRHLDEWPAFRGYFASAAQRKATARRVRGGKLARHPHLAAYVVERLRAAWSPEQIAGYVRRCWTCGPSVCHETIYQYVYGAEGRRLALWRELPSARRSRRRRYARKPRGVHIPLANMITQRPSEIGERQTFGHWECDLVIFRREHGKANLTSLIERRSRFTMLSHNPSRHSAGVMAGIDRHLSPLPSALRQTITFDRGTEFAAYAQLKARLSMTAYFCSPSAPWQKGSVENNNRRLRRFLPLETDIALISEAELQAIADRMNATPRKCLDYRTPAEVLREQIVIAS, encoded by the coding sequence ATGATTTGTTATCGCCATCTGCGGTTCGATGACCGGCGTGTGATCTACGAGATGATGGAAGCTGGTAGGTCGGTCCGGGAAATTGCCGGTCGATTGCAGCGGCATCCGTCGACGATTTACCGCGAGGTTCGCCGTAACCGCCACCTTGATGAGTGGCCTGCATTCCGGGGCTACTTTGCATCGGCAGCTCAGCGCAAAGCGACCGCCAGACGTGTGCGCGGCGGCAAACTTGCTCGCCACCCGCATCTAGCGGCTTATGTCGTCGAGCGGTTACGGGCGGCCTGGTCGCCAGAGCAGATTGCCGGATATGTCAGGCGTTGCTGGACTTGTGGGCCGTCGGTCTGTCACGAGACGATTTACCAATATGTCTATGGCGCCGAAGGGCGTCGGCTTGCTCTTTGGCGAGAGTTGCCGAGCGCGCGCCGATCCCGCCGCCGACGCTATGCCCGCAAGCCCCGGGGCGTCCATATTCCGCTGGCCAATATGATCACGCAGAGGCCCTCGGAGATCGGAGAAAGGCAGACCTTTGGTCATTGGGAATGCGATCTTGTCATCTTTCGAAGAGAACATGGCAAAGCCAATCTGACCTCACTGATTGAGCGTCGAAGCCGATTTACCATGCTGTCCCACAACCCCAGTCGCCATTCCGCGGGCGTCATGGCAGGCATTGATCGTCACCTCAGTCCCCTACCCTCCGCATTGCGCCAGACCATCACGTTCGATCGAGGGACGGAATTTGCCGCTTATGCCCAGCTCAAGGCGCGCCTGAGCATGACCGCATATTTCTGCAGCCCGTCAGCGCCTTGGCAAAAGGGCAGCGTCGAAAATAACAACCGTCGTCTCAGACGCTTCCTGCCACTCGAAACGGACATAGCCTTGATCTCGGAGGCGGAATTGCAAGCCATCGCGGATCGGATGAATGCTACGCCACGCAAATGCCTGGATTACCGGACGCCTGCAGAGGTGTTGAGGGAGCAGATCGTTATAGCCTCCTGA
- a CDS encoding DUF3732 domain-containing protein has protein sequence MRLNEIRREMGLLERNSQQAKQAIDRFDRMERFLGRLEQALELYDRTDQSAGLRQEIDALKAQIAELQRRVSENEIGRKLRNALDSIEATTGRLIPRLDAEWPDAPVRLMIADLTVKVIRGTRDDYLWEIGSGANWLAYHVALTLALQSFFLELPHHPVPGLLIYDQPSQVYFPRRTAGDENADPMTWRDEDVVAVRKVFSLLGEQVATANGRLQVIVLDHADEDVWGDLDGVVLAELWRDHALVPHEWLNR, from the coding sequence GTGCGCCTCAACGAGATTCGCCGCGAGATGGGGTTACTGGAGCGCAACTCGCAGCAAGCCAAGCAGGCCATCGACCGTTTCGACAGGATGGAACGGTTCCTTGGCCGCCTCGAACAGGCGCTCGAACTCTACGACCGGACTGATCAATCGGCCGGCCTTCGGCAGGAAATCGACGCGCTCAAGGCACAGATCGCTGAATTGCAACGCCGTGTCTCGGAAAATGAGATCGGTCGCAAGTTACGAAACGCTCTCGATAGCATTGAGGCTACCACCGGCCGCCTCATCCCGCGGCTCGACGCTGAGTGGCCCGATGCGCCGGTCCGCCTGATGATCGCTGATCTCACGGTGAAGGTCATCCGTGGAACACGAGACGACTATCTCTGGGAAATCGGCAGCGGCGCAAACTGGCTGGCCTATCATGTCGCGCTAACTCTTGCCCTGCAGTCCTTCTTTCTCGAGCTGCCGCACCATCCAGTTCCCGGATTGCTGATTTACGATCAGCCGAGCCAAGTCTATTTCCCGCGCAGAACGGCCGGTGACGAGAACGCGGACCCAATGACCTGGCGAGACGAGGACGTGGTGGCAGTTCGAAAGGTGTTCTCGCTGCTCGGCGAGCAGGTCGCGACCGCCAACGGCCGCCTGCAGGTAATTGTGCTCGACCATGCAGACGAGGATGTGTGGGGTGATCTGGACGGCGTCGTCCTAGCGGAACTATGGCGCGATCACGCGCTCGTTCCCCATGAGTGGTTGAACCGCTAG
- a CDS encoding ParB/RepB/Spo0J family partition protein → MNAVTETGAAEPVSGIEIFVPLNKLKKSPKNARKVPHSEATIEALAGSIQHKGMIQNLVIEPEVREDGTPTGAYLVTAGEGRRLAQLLRAKRKQVKKTHPIRCWLDTENDPAEVSLDENVTREAMHPADQFERFHELSETKGWGAEEIGARFGVSAHVVKQRLRLGAVSPKLLQVYREDGLTLDQLMAFGISEDHARQEQVFENLHHNREPWIIRRDMTASNVPGDDRRAVFVGADAYVEAGGNIIRDLFSEDRGGFFEDAGLLDMLAIEKLREVAATVQAEGWKWAEAHIDYPHAHGMRRVYQQTVSLSDEDEARLEALSTEHDELAEGYSSYDEMPEDVAAKLEAVSDEIDALSAKRYVYDSNAVAHGGVFVVLNHDGAARIERGFIRPEDEALAFPQPESESEGEDSGDGISGEAETEKDEDGGEIEPVEEEDEEPGKPISDSLTRDLSAHRTLALRVALAERPDMALIALTHTLTAQLFYSYAEAGCLEVRPTVTPLGSHPNSAMSTLARSILTNPAKLGLTSLDDAAIGGWIRDNTARVNLLIPAPLGLPILSLLESFLHVRWKPLFEGRAPTD, encoded by the coding sequence ATGAACGCTGTGACCGAAACCGGAGCCGCCGAGCCTGTGTCGGGCATCGAGATTTTCGTGCCCCTGAACAAGCTCAAGAAGTCCCCCAAGAACGCCCGGAAGGTGCCGCATAGCGAGGCCACCATCGAGGCGCTGGCAGGCAGCATCCAGCACAAGGGGATGATCCAGAACCTTGTGATCGAGCCCGAGGTCCGCGAGGACGGGACGCCGACCGGCGCCTATCTCGTCACCGCTGGCGAGGGCCGCAGGCTGGCGCAGTTGCTGCGCGCCAAGCGCAAGCAGGTCAAGAAAACGCATCCGATCCGCTGCTGGCTCGATACGGAGAACGATCCCGCCGAGGTCAGCCTCGACGAAAACGTAACGCGCGAGGCGATGCACCCTGCCGACCAGTTCGAGCGGTTCCACGAGCTTTCGGAAACCAAGGGTTGGGGCGCGGAGGAGATCGGCGCGCGGTTCGGCGTGTCGGCGCATGTGGTGAAGCAGCGGCTTCGCCTCGGCGCTGTGTCGCCCAAACTGTTGCAGGTCTATCGCGAGGACGGGCTTACGCTGGACCAGCTTATGGCCTTCGGGATTTCGGAAGACCATGCCCGGCAGGAGCAGGTTTTCGAGAACCTGCATCACAACCGCGAGCCGTGGATCATCCGGCGCGACATGACGGCCAGCAACGTGCCCGGCGATGATCGGCGCGCGGTGTTCGTTGGGGCCGACGCCTATGTCGAGGCGGGCGGCAACATCATCCGCGACCTGTTCAGCGAGGACCGGGGCGGGTTCTTCGAGGATGCGGGCTTGCTCGATATGCTCGCCATCGAAAAGCTGCGCGAGGTCGCCGCGACCGTGCAGGCCGAGGGCTGGAAATGGGCCGAGGCGCATATCGACTACCCCCACGCGCACGGGATGCGGCGGGTCTACCAGCAGACCGTTTCCCTGTCCGACGAGGACGAGGCCCGGTTGGAAGCGCTGTCCACCGAGCATGACGAGCTGGCGGAGGGCTATTCGTCCTATGACGAGATGCCCGAGGACGTGGCGGCGAAGCTGGAGGCGGTGTCCGACGAGATCGACGCCCTTTCGGCCAAGCGCTACGTCTATGACAGCAATGCGGTGGCGCATGGCGGCGTGTTCGTTGTGCTCAACCATGACGGCGCGGCGCGGATCGAGCGCGGCTTCATCCGGCCCGAGGACGAGGCGCTGGCCTTCCCGCAGCCCGAGAGCGAGAGCGAGGGCGAGGACAGCGGCGACGGCATCAGCGGCGAAGCCGAGACCGAGAAGGACGAGGACGGCGGCGAGATCGAGCCGGTCGAGGAAGAGGACGAGGAACCCGGCAAGCCGATTTCCGACAGCCTCACCCGCGACCTGTCCGCCCACCGGACGCTGGCGCTTCGCGTGGCGCTGGCGGAGCGGCCCGACATGGCGCTGATCGCGCTGACCCACACGCTCACGGCGCAGTTGTTCTACAGCTATGCCGAAGCTGGTTGCCTTGAGGTTCGTCCGACCGTGACCCCGTTGGGGAGCCATCCCAACAGCGCCATGAGCACGCTTGCCCGGTCTATCCTGACGAACCCCGCCAAGCTCGGGCTGACGTCCCTGGACGATGCCGCGATCGGTGGCTGGATCAGGGATAATACGGCGCGGGTGAACCTGCTGATACCTGCACCCCTCGGGCTGCCGATCCTCAGCCTGCTCGAATCCTTCCTGCATGTCCGTTGGAAGCCGCTCTTTGAAGGGCGAGCCCCCACCGACTAG
- a CDS encoding HEPN domain-containing protein: protein MSVSASKNNLVHELFVRTADENYIAARWCAINRLNTDFLWLAVHALEKYLKAVLLANARTSKGYGHDIVRLYADVRALAGPLLPDKLQKPADLDIHHWFERSAEDFIAHLLRNGNADNRYLIYGWTTRSEDIHMLDAMVFAIRRLICPLDERYIKRRDPTAPTFTHRELLTRQPEHYDRMGMPLDDLIWAKDDTDARRAALNLNMAFAPADFLHEPMRGGSSSRNPVIIRRILDPLESDNPRWAAEGVEIARWFLANVQVPKGKPADPGVVEQIQDAIEAARAKHGLP from the coding sequence GTGAGCGTTTCGGCGTCGAAGAACAATCTCGTCCACGAGCTGTTCGTGCGGACGGCAGACGAAAACTACATCGCGGCGCGCTGGTGCGCGATCAATCGGCTCAATACCGACTTCCTATGGCTCGCGGTCCACGCGCTCGAGAAATACCTGAAGGCGGTGCTACTCGCGAACGCCCGCACGTCGAAGGGCTACGGCCATGACATCGTCAGGCTCTATGCCGATGTGCGCGCGCTTGCCGGTCCGCTTCTGCCGGACAAGCTGCAGAAGCCCGCCGATCTAGACATTCACCACTGGTTCGAGCGCTCGGCCGAGGACTTCATCGCCCACCTCCTGCGTAACGGCAATGCCGACAACCGCTATCTGATCTACGGCTGGACCACGCGCAGCGAGGACATTCACATGCTCGACGCGATGGTATTCGCCATCCGCCGGCTGATCTGCCCGCTCGATGAACGCTACATCAAGCGCCGCGATCCCACCGCACCGACCTTCACCCATCGGGAGCTGCTTACCCGGCAGCCCGAGCATTATGACCGCATGGGAATGCCTCTCGACGACCTCATTTGGGCCAAGGACGACACCGACGCCCGCCGGGCGGCGCTCAATCTCAACATGGCGTTCGCGCCCGCTGATTTTCTTCATGAACCGATGCGGGGCGGCAGCTCGTCACGTAACCCGGTCATCATCCGCCGAATCCTCGATCCACTTGAAAGCGACAACCCGCGCTGGGCCGCCGAGGGCGTCGAGATCGCCAGATGGTTTCTCGCCAACGTGCAGGTTCCGAAGGGCAAGCCGGCCGATCCCGGCGTGGTGGAACAGATCCAGGACGCGATCGAAGCGGCCCGCGCCAAGCATGGTCTGCCGTAG
- a CDS encoding DUF736 domain-containing protein, whose protein sequence is MAIIGTFTANGDTFTGTLKTLTLNAKITFKPAEKETDKAPDFRVHSNTVEFGAAWKKTSREGRDYLSVKFDDPTFPAPIYATLSETDTAGEYALIWSR, encoded by the coding sequence ATGGCGATCATCGGCACCTTCACCGCGAACGGCGATACCTTCACCGGCACGCTCAAGACCCTCACTCTCAACGCCAAGATCACCTTCAAGCCCGCCGAGAAGGAGACTGACAAGGCCCCTGACTTCCGCGTCCACTCCAACACCGTCGAGTTCGGCGCCGCCTGGAAGAAGACCAGCCGCGAGGGTCGCGACTATCTCTCGGTCAAGTTCGACGATCCGACCTTCCCGGCGCCGATCTACGCCACCCTGTCCGAGACCGACACCGCCGGCGAATATGCGCTCATCTGGTCTCGCTGA
- a CDS encoding DUF932 domain-containing protein, with translation MYHKLATRFGRNAHQISGRQALDNEALYRNVPSIFAREAHDSRSERYVYVPTIDIVEGLRREGWFPFFAVQSVPRDGSRHGHAKHMLRLRRDDGIGKPEAAEVIIVNSHDGTSAYQMFAGMLRFVCTNSMIAGERFEEVRVPHKGNIEHDIIEGVYTVAEDFPRLIDASDSMKAIRLSEDEQRLLGEVSLVARYGEDESPLRPDQIIEPRRREDMDRSLWTTFNVIQENVIRGGLHGRRQNAEGRIRRSRSRPINGIDQNVTLNRALWTLAEGMQRLKAG, from the coding sequence ATGTATCATAAGCTTGCCACCCGGTTCGGCCGCAACGCCCATCAGATCAGCGGCCGGCAGGCGCTCGACAATGAGGCGCTCTATCGTAACGTCCCGTCCATCTTCGCCCGCGAGGCGCACGACAGCCGTTCGGAGCGGTATGTCTATGTCCCGACCATCGACATTGTGGAGGGGCTGCGCCGGGAAGGATGGTTCCCGTTCTTCGCCGTCCAGTCGGTTCCACGCGATGGTAGCCGCCACGGCCACGCCAAGCACATGCTGCGCCTGCGTCGGGACGACGGCATCGGCAAGCCCGAGGCCGCCGAGGTCATTATCGTGAACAGCCATGACGGGACGAGTGCCTATCAGATGTTCGCCGGCATGCTGCGCTTCGTCTGCACCAACAGCATGATTGCGGGCGAGCGGTTCGAGGAAGTCCGCGTGCCGCACAAGGGCAATATCGAGCATGACATTATCGAGGGCGTTTACACCGTGGCGGAAGATTTCCCCCGGCTGATCGACGCCAGCGACAGCATGAAGGCCATTCGGCTTTCCGAGGACGAGCAGCGCTTGCTCGGCGAGGTGAGCCTTGTCGCCCGCTACGGCGAGGACGAAAGCCCGCTGCGCCCTGACCAGATCATCGAGCCGCGCCGCCGGGAGGACATGGACCGCAGCTTGTGGACCACGTTCAACGTCATTCAGGAGAACGTCATTCGTGGCGGACTGCATGGCCGCAGGCAGAACGCCGAAGGCCGTATCCGCCGCAGCCGGTCGCGCCCGATCAACGGCATCGACCAGAATGTCACCCTCAACCGCGCGCTCTGGACGCTGGCCGAGGGGATGCAGCGCCTCAAGGCGGGCTGA
- a CDS encoding helix-turn-helix domain-containing protein, producing the protein MITSRQVRAARALLGWTQEMLADKALVALTALKRLESENDLPVRDETRHQVVKALEAAGAVFLDSDRGHGVMLVNNSPE; encoded by the coding sequence ATGATCACTTCCCGCCAGGTGCGGGCCGCTCGTGCGCTTCTCGGCTGGACACAGGAGATGCTTGCAGACAAGGCCCTCGTCGCTCTGACGGCGCTCAAGCGCCTCGAATCAGAGAACGATCTGCCTGTGCGCGACGAAACCCGGCATCAGGTGGTCAAGGCGCTAGAGGCGGCGGGTGCCGTGTTTCTCGACTCGGATCGAGGTCATGGCGTGATGCTGGTGAACAATTCACCGGAATAA
- a CDS encoding DNA -binding domain-containing protein: MAIAAFEDRAPDACHVTDYDERHHRTYWRLLDAAAENADWREVASIVFGIDPDSEPERARTIYETHLARARWMSETGYRHYLNPPAS; the protein is encoded by the coding sequence ATGGCGATAGCCGCGTTCGAGGATCGCGCTCCCGATGCATGTCATGTCACGGATTATGACGAGCGCCACCACCGGACTTATTGGCGGCTGCTCGATGCAGCGGCGGAAAACGCCGATTGGCGCGAAGTCGCCAGCATCGTTTTCGGCATCGACCCCGACAGCGAGCCCGAACGCGCGCGGACCATCTACGAAACCCATCTCGCCCGCGCCCGTTGGATGAGCGAGACCGGCTATCGCCACTATCTCAACCCGCCGGCATCCTAG
- a CDS encoding DUF2285 domain-containing protein produces MPSDKDWRTPADEAGNDALQYSDIAIGYLSRNPRYQTDYRRALGRVRRGAVSADDATATLVRRWGISFHAAPASAFDPKLAIMRPELSPSNIVLAPALPGFRSARPLDVPALGPIRARGSFDSFVYFILADPEGDEQLWVAGGIDRPLALMLPYGPWQRTHMAAAERLRRRLCGIASGPPALRLPPAKRAHHLTLFRLLDGRQAGATQRELAAVLIDNMVRDYNAAGWTESKERKRIRRWSAEAAELMQGGYLRLLGGG; encoded by the coding sequence ATGCCGTCAGACAAAGACTGGCGCACCCCGGCAGATGAAGCCGGGAACGACGCGCTCCAATACTCCGACATCGCGATCGGCTACCTCAGCCGAAACCCGCGCTATCAGACCGATTATCGCCGTGCGCTCGGCCGGGTAAGACGTGGCGCCGTCAGCGCCGACGACGCCACGGCTACACTGGTGCGGCGATGGGGCATCAGCTTCCATGCCGCGCCGGCTTCCGCGTTCGACCCCAAGCTCGCCATCATGCGGCCGGAACTGTCGCCGTCCAACATCGTGCTCGCGCCCGCGCTGCCCGGCTTTCGCTCGGCGCGACCGCTCGATGTGCCCGCGCTTGGCCCGATCCGGGCGCGCGGGTCGTTCGACAGTTTCGTCTATTTCATCCTCGCCGACCCGGAAGGCGACGAGCAACTGTGGGTCGCGGGCGGGATCGACCGGCCGCTGGCCCTGATGCTGCCCTACGGCCCCTGGCAGCGCACGCACATGGCGGCGGCCGAGCGGCTGCGCCGCCGCCTGTGCGGCATCGCCTCCGGGCCACCGGCGCTCAGGCTCCCGCCCGCGAAACGCGCCCATCACCTCACGCTGTTCCGGCTGCTCGACGGTCGGCAGGCGGGCGCGACCCAGCGCGAGCTGGCCGCCGTGCTAATCGACAACATGGTGCGCGATTACAACGCGGCCGGCTGGACCGAAAGCAAGGAGCGCAAGCGCATCCGGCGCTGGTCGGCCGAGGCCGCCGAACTGATGCAGGGCGGCTATCTCCGCCTGCTCGGCGGCGGCTGA
- a CDS encoding helix-turn-helix transcriptional regulator: protein MDQAVAATTPRYLKTPDAAIHLGLSARTLEKHRCYGTGPVFRRLGGRIVYAIDDLEAWAALGTRRSTSDPGAGVVHPAKRLPDDSVRG, encoded by the coding sequence ATGGACCAAGCTGTGGCCGCCACCACGCCGCGCTATCTCAAGACGCCCGACGCCGCGATCCACCTCGGCCTGTCGGCGCGCACCCTCGAAAAGCACCGCTGCTACGGCACCGGCCCGGTGTTTCGCCGCCTCGGCGGCCGGATCGTCTATGCGATAGACGACCTTGAAGCGTGGGCCGCGCTGGGCACGCGCCGCTCGACCTCCGATCCGGGCGCCGGCGTCGTCCATCCCGCCAAGCGCCTACCCGACGATAGCGTGCGCGGCTGA
- a CDS encoding replication initiator protein A, with translation MSARRPHEGAISPERAQLDLFCSIPGDLAPRDAQDLMSWPFFSLAKSKRVAPIDFRMGETWIVVEATPEHGMATIWDADVLIWAASQIVEARDAGRPTSRLMATTPHEILTFIGRGTSVRNYDRLKAALDRLQSTTVATSIRQPLQRRRHRFSWINEWKERLDGAGRPLGLELIVPDWFYAGVLDRALVLTIDRAYFDLTGGLERWLYRIVRKHGGRQSGGWSFDLSHLYLKSGALSPFKRFAFELRAIVRRQPLPGYVLSLEHALGRERLNFAPIPVDPLDAAMRRAGLRLVDKS, from the coding sequence ATGTCGGCCCGGCGACCCCATGAAGGCGCGATCAGCCCCGAACGGGCGCAACTCGACCTGTTCTGCTCGATCCCCGGCGACCTCGCGCCGCGTGACGCACAGGATCTGATGAGCTGGCCGTTTTTCAGCCTCGCCAAGAGCAAGCGGGTCGCACCGATCGACTTCCGCATGGGCGAAACATGGATTGTCGTCGAGGCGACGCCCGAACATGGCATGGCGACCATCTGGGACGCCGACGTGCTGATCTGGGCGGCGAGCCAGATCGTCGAGGCGCGCGACGCCGGCCGTCCGACCTCGCGGCTGATGGCGACCACCCCGCACGAGATTCTGACCTTCATCGGTCGCGGCACGTCCGTCCGCAATTACGATCGGCTCAAGGCCGCGCTCGACCGGCTGCAATCCACCACCGTCGCGACCTCGATCCGGCAGCCGCTGCAACGCAGGCGCCATCGCTTCTCGTGGATCAACGAATGGAAGGAGCGGCTGGACGGCGCGGGCCGCCCGCTGGGTCTGGAACTGATCGTGCCCGACTGGTTCTATGCGGGCGTGCTCGATCGCGCGCTCGTGCTGACGATCGATCGCGCCTATTTCGACCTGACCGGCGGTCTCGAACGCTGGCTCTACCGCATCGTGCGCAAGCATGGCGGGCGACAGAGCGGCGGCTGGAGCTTCGATCTCAGTCACCTCTATCTCAAGTCCGGCGCGCTCTCGCCGTTCAAGCGGTTCGCGTTCGAGCTGCGCGCGATCGTGCGCCGCCAGCCGTTGCCCGGCTACGTCCTGTCGCTCGAACATGCGCTCGGCCGCGAGCGGCTGAACTTCGCGCCTATTCCTGTCGATCCGCTTGACGCCGCCATGCGCCGCGCCGGCCTCCGGCTTGTGGATAAGTCGTGA